A DNA window from Macrobrachium rosenbergii isolate ZJJX-2024 chromosome 41, ASM4041242v1, whole genome shotgun sequence contains the following coding sequences:
- the LOC136826563 gene encoding cuticle protein 7-like: MMSAKLLVTLAVVAIASAVPRPDGPPYGHPPPSYEPGMPFDFAYAVQDDYSGNSYAHDENSDGKVTSGSYRVALPDGRTQLVKFTADSHNGYVAQVEYQGEAVYPAPAPYPAPAPYPAPAPSYPHPPPAYP; the protein is encoded by the coding sequence CTCTTGGTGACCCTGGCCGTCGTAGCGATTGCATCCGCGGTCCCTAGGCCCGATGGCCCTCCATACGGACACCCTCCCCCATCCTACGAGCCGGGCATGCCCTTCGATTTCGCCTACGCCGTGCAGGACGACTACTCGGGCAACAGCTACGCTCACGACGAAAACAGCGACGGAAAGGTGACCTCCGGGTCATACCGCGTCGCCCTCCCCGACGGTCGCACCCAGCTCGTTAAATTCACCGCCGATAGCCACAACGGTTACGTCGCCCAGGTGGAATACCAGGGAGAAGCTGTCTACCCTGCACCTGCACCTTACCCAGCTCCTGCGCCTTACCCAGCTCCTGCACCCTCCTACCCACATCCCCCACCAGCATACCCCTAG